A genome region from Carassius carassius chromosome 23, fCarCar2.1, whole genome shotgun sequence includes the following:
- the LOC132101717 gene encoding MOB kinase activator 2, which produces MGRSILNMGGCQSNSSSEEEDVSALKANYTNVSLFKVKNNSLHLVPSAEVKPYLKDHFLSRRITDLDLLTLSALPHGLDQQEWIATNTVSFFQHTTLFFSALSDCCSLTTCPAAKSSRNILYEWTDEQGKKLKCSAPIYIDYALSYIQEILTDERVFPTKTGSAFPSGFMFLIKKIFVMLFRTLTHLFSVHYQDAIAVELHPHLNTLFTHFITFSHTFRLLEPSETAPIDELIAVLTH; this is translated from the exons ATGGGTAGAAGCATTCTGAATATGGGGGGGTGTCAGAGTAACAGCAGCTCTGAAGAAGAGGATGTCAGCGCTCTGAAGGCAAACTACACCAATGTCAGCCTGTTCAAAGT AAAGAACAACAGTCTACATTTAGTCCCGTCTGCTGAGGTCAAACCTTACCTGAAAGATCACTTCCTGTCCAGACGGATCACTGATCTCGACCTTTTGACCCTCTCTGCCCTGCCACACGGCCTCGACCAGCAGGAGTGGATAGCAACAAACA CGGTGTCGTTTTTCCAGCACACAACCCTCTTCTTCAGCGCTCTGTCTGATTGTTGCTCATTGACCACGTGTCCAGCAGCCAAGAGCTCAAGAAACAT TTTGTATGAATGGACAGACGAACAGGGGAAGAAACTGAAGTGTTCAGCTCCGATCTACATCGACTACGCCTTGTCCTACATTCAAGAGATTCTCACAGATGAGCGTGTGTTCCCCACCAAGACCG GTTCAGCATTCCCTTCTGGATTCATGTTCCTGATAAAGAAGATCTTTGTGATGCTCTTCCGCACGCTGACTCACCTGTTCAGCGTTCACTACCAGGACGCCATCGCCGTGGAGTTACACCCACACCTCAACACGCTCTTCACACATTTCATCACCTTCAGCCACACGTTCAGACTGCTGGAGCCTTCAGAGACGGCGCCGATCGACGAGCTCATCGCcgtgctcacacactga